Genomic DNA from Magnolia sinica isolate HGM2019 chromosome 4, MsV1, whole genome shotgun sequence:
AATTTAAGCTTTTCGTATTTTTATTTGTCAAGTATAAATAAGATTAGATATCCATGGAATTGGTCAAGTAATGTGCTAACTTATCATTCATTGTATTTTGTGAATCATCATCGGTATCTTGTATAATCTTTTAAATTATATTCAAGTAGGCATAGGTTACCtgtgaaaattttgaatataTTGCTTCTTTAAACCTTTGTCAATAATCTAAGTGCAGACATAAAGAGATGCTGAAAGAGCTTAGCATAAAAAGCATAACAGTCAGAAAATTTTCCAGCCCTTTGGTGAAGGAGGAAAGAAACCAATCTGAAACCTGAAGCAGCAAGGCATTTGGTTTGAAGGTTTCAAATTCAGATAATTGAAAGGTTCTCTGTCATTGTAAATTATTGCCTCCCAGTGAATTGAGCACCCAGGTAAGTATGAACTCAGGGAATCATTGGTTCTTAATCTATCATTTATCGATGTTGTTATACCTTTCTGCTTTGTATACTTTATTTCCTTTTTACTCTGCAAAGATTGTTTCCTCTCTGTAGGGCTTCCTTCTCGATGAGGACCCTTTTGGGCCATTGCATTTATCCGATGGCGGTGATATACCGTGAGTATTGTGGTACTTTCTCTTCCCCTCTCTTGTTTCCGATACTATTTCTTTTACTGGTTCTTCATGGTCGTCTCTCATGAGCAGAGTCCATGTTATAGTCTTCTAATTCTTGTGGACCGTTTCAACATTCATTGATTGGCTGCCTCGATCAAATTGTTTTTTGTCTGCATAAATGGTGTTTGGATGCGATGATGTACTCAAGAGAATCTGTGATTCTTCAATGTTAGATTGAATAATCTCTTTCAAGTGGTCGATTGCTAGTTAAACTTCTTGGTCAGGCTTCCAAGAATCTGGTTTTGAGGGTCATCATGTGGATTGATTGTTGAATATATAATAGGCCCCatgcagtgtttcaaatagcggtCGTAGAGTAACAGCAGCGTATGCTATGTAGCGTAGCGCTACGTAGTGTAgctaaatagcataaatcccctgtagtgtacgctacatggGTTGTATCGTATGCTACAAATACATAGCATGTAATGTTTGTAGCATACGCTAtagtgtatttatttatttattattattttttaaatttgaagAGTGATGagaacatttatttttatttttaaaattttgtttgttAAAAATGGTGTTAaactcatattatatatatatatatatatatatatatatatatatatatatatatatatatatataaaacttaaaaTGTAAACTTAAAACCAAACCTTTCGTTGTTTGCTTTCACTTAAAGTTGGTGTGAAAATCACACGCTTgaaaaacctttaaaactaaacttaaaaggAAAAAGGGTTCCTCttttcaaaaacccctctttgtatagatgacatttgtattgtacttgatactctTAACCagtgagatttttatttcttttcatacttgtgagttgtggtttcaattagacattatcaATTAAAGAggttagattaaaaaaaataaaataaagtggtttgcttaggaagttgttgacgtgataattatttgatttggtttatgactttctatgtggattggcttttgataaatgatatttaataacttgtttgaatatgcttatacttgaaaaactGAATCaccttttaggcatttttatattgttTGCTTATTTCTTACTATCtatcatatttttcctatatTTAAATAGAAGCATcgcgtagcttacgctacatgctacacTATTTATGCTACACACTACAGAGGGCTGAATGCTgtgcaacacgctaccgctatttaaaacactggcctCATGTTTGTGGTATATTCGCAGTTATTCTGCTCACTTGCATTGCATTGAATGGGTAAATGTGCTTGACTTGTTATGGATCTTAGCTGTTCCCAATCATTGCGAGTGTGGTAATACTGTTCGCTTCTTTTGAAGATTGGTCCAATCTTTAGTCAAGAAAAGTTACAGTTATCTTGGAAGTTGACATAATAAGGACTGGATGCTGTTATTCTTGTCTTTATTCAGAATTACTTTCACCGACAGTAATCCAGTTCCACAGCAGGCTTGTTATCTGGATATAGTTGAGAATGTTCCAATTAAGCTACTTGGAGTCCCAATATTGGTGGTGCTAAATCTGAATGAATTGTCCAACCCTCAGCTATAAATTGAGAGGATACAAAAAATGGTGGAAAGCCACAGTCTTTTGAAAGTAGTTGTCTTAAATTGTACAACATTGTCTTTTACCAGCATGTCTTTGGTCACTAGGCCTGGCCAGTGGCCACATTCTTAGTTCAATTCAAGTCTGTGATAGGTTCAgaactcctcaaccttcaactAGTAGTCCAAGAAAGCCAAAGATGGACGTCCAGAAAAATCAAATCCACAAGGATCACCAAGCCTCCGGCACTGCCATTAGTTATCTCTGTGATCACATTGAGAACCGGTTTTTTACATTCTCTTGAATTGGGGTGTTTCTCATTTACCAGTAATTTTACTTACCTAACTTTAATTTTATATGCATTACATCCCCTTCCCCAAGCGCCGAACAACAAAGATCGGATAAAGAGAATATCTGTGTTTCATTAAATTTGTAGTAATTGAAGTGCATGGTCACACTGTACATTTGCAAGTGTGTTTGGGACTTCACCATGTTATAGACATATTTTTCCATGGCTTTGGCATAAAATTGGTGAATGTTTCTTCAACCTTTTCCTTTTTTATGGTTTTCATAACCTAGGTCTTTTATAGTAAAAGCCTGTGGTTATTTTAGcagttattttatttttctttccttttttcttcttcgtGTTCTTCTTCTTGCAGAAATTTTATCATCAGGTGATTCTCTGGGAAAGCTGAAAGCACCTTTGGCCGTACTTTCAGCATATGCAGAATCCGAAGGTCAAACTGGGTAATATATGTCAGtccagtgtatttgataaatgtTCATGATAGTATATGTATCTGTATCATTTGTTGGGAATCCCATATGTATTCTACGCAGCCATCATCCCACTGAAAAGTACTATTGTATGTCTGTGCTCGCAAGCGTGTGCATGCGCATCTTGTGGAAGCATCTCTTGTTAGTGGCAGTTCTACAATCTTATCCTGTCACATATATTTTCCTTAATACTGTCACATACATTTTCCTTAATACATATCCATCATATAtgcataccaaaaaaaaaaaaaaaaagcatttagaAACTAATGCATGCATCCAAATGAATGTGTtattgtgtgtgtgcatgtgtgcacaTTTGTTAGAGACTTAGAGTACATGCATACATGTAAGATATGCTTTCATGAACTGACAGTATCAGATAATGTACAAGTACCAACCCAAATAGCTCAGACAAGGCTACGGCATCGACAACGATACAAGTGCAAATAATAGATATGCATGCATAGACATACAAACACACACAAGCATGGAAACAGTCACGCATTCACACATGCGTTGCAAATCTGCTAAGGGTGGTTGGTAATGGGTGGAACATGCAAGCATAGAAACAACCATGTGTACGTACACGGTACATCTCAGAGAGGGCCAAGGGTGGTTGGTTATGGGTGGAGTACAGGAAGGCTGATTTTGGGCTTTGGTCGCATGAGAGGTGGTGGGTACCAGTTGGGCTAAACCTGGTCCTTTTAATGCATTTGGACAATGACTCTTGGTGTGGCTGGTAGCATTGGTTCCTCTGTGAGGTTTctccatgtttatttcttttcgtGCTTTAAGTTTCAGATCTCCTGGGTCTCTTTCCGTGACTTCTTTTGCAAGAATTCCATGCTtgttgaattcttcattcttggtcttattTTGGGATTTTTGTAGTGTTTTCTAGTTTACAGTTGACACTGGTTTGCAGTGTTGTTACCAGTTAAAATTGAGGGTAGTTTGATAGGACAATCCAGGATTGGCCAGAATCAGTGGTATGTGCCATTACAAGGGTTAGATTTAGCTAGTTTTCTCCGTGCCATAGGTAAAAAAAGTTCCAATGAAATGGAAGTGAGGACTccatttttagtattttttttctcACTTCTCTGCAATGAAAGCTCATCGTGGAAGGAAACTTAGTTTGTTGCATCTCTAGGCTTCTCGAAGGAGTTTTACATGGAGATTTTTGAATATTATTGAGGATATTTGTGACCTAGCTAAGGAGGTAGTAGTATCTATTCTTTGACCTGGTGAGGCTAACAAGTTCCTCTTCATTTATTGGGCAATCTCTGCGCTTGCTCTGATGTACctttcattttatttaacaaaTTTCCCCATCTATCAAAAAATAGCATAATGCTAGGTAATTTGAGGTATTCTCTTAGTTCTTGTGTCAATGTGTGCCTTACACACCTAAATGCATGTCAGACTGGTGTTGGATGTGCAATGTTTTAGAAAAAGAGTGTCCTTGTTACACATTATATGCTTCTTCTTTTAATATGCATGCAAGCTTGTGGATGTGTCAGCACAAGAACTTTCAGATGGACGATGCACAACAAAAGATAGACATGGGAATATAATAACTCAGCCTTAAATTTTAACTATTTCCGATGTCTTGTTCCCCTTGTAGGGTTGCTGCTCTTGATGGACTCCGTAGACTCAAGTCAGAGCTGGACTCATATGTGAGGTCCCTTTCCTTTATAACCACTTGTCCCCTTTTTCCTTGTATATACAGTCTGTTCTGAATTTGTTTGCACCTAATTACGGGATAGGCTAAGAATTATGGTTTTTCTCTTCCATTTCAGTACAGTCAAATCTCTTCTTTTCATGCTTAGGTTCAattatgtttttcttattttgctGTCTTTTAGattatttctttttctcatattcaTGATATTCAGGATCCATCTTTTGGATGGCTTTGACTCATATCCAAGTCATGGTCACTCATTTTGATACATGAATCAATGTGATTTTCCTCACTCGGATTCACTTGAGCTTCCAGATGTTCCAACATGAGTTGCATGACACCAAGTTGTCACTTCACACAACATATGGAGGTAAATAGAGAAAATGCAGCATTGGAAAGCAACAACCAAAACGTATGAGGATTCACTTCTCAGAATGTTGAGAATCACTCAAACACTAAAAACTACTGTTCTTCATCTTATTTCACATAAACCCCAGAAGTTACGTCAATATGATAGGGTAAATATCGAAGTCCAAAACCTATAGCTTTATATGAGATTGCCACTGTCGATTCAATTCAATTACAGCCTTTGAGTTCCTACATAAGGTCCtaaccttttttttatttattggttGAATGATAATCACAAAACTACACAGAACACTCAACAATGTGGAGCCAATGTACAAAGGTGTCGGTAAAAAAGAAGATGATCAAGAGAGATCATCAGGACCTGTACAAGGAAGAACCCTTCCCCTAAATTCCCCTATTTGTCCTGTCTGACCTGCCAAAGGCACTTAATCCCACAGTCCAATTAAGTACTTTCCTCTAGCCATTCGGAATGCATTCATCTGTAATCCAGATTTGTTGTTGAATGTTCTATTATTTCATTCCTTCCACATAGACTGTAGCCTGACCAGCCAAACGAGACACCATAAAACCTTCCCTGTGCCCGAACAACCCCCATTCTATACCTGGATAAAGGCTTCTATCTTTCCCATCATCACTCAAGGCATtccagaatgatttttttttgaaaaaaaaatctcctTCAAACCTCCCCCAAGAAGAACAATTCATGAATAAATGCATCCACTGGTTCCTCCACACACATAAGATGCATAAATTTGTAGGCCATAAATTCATGAATAAACTCTCCATGCTTGAAGAAAGGCCATAAACTCACAATGCATGAATAAAGTCACTTgaaaaaccaaaagaagaaacaaaaaaagaaaaaaaaaaaatcgtgatAAATTTGTCACGTATTTTTAGTCTATATTTTGAGACCTGAAATGACCAAATCTCACAAAATGCAAAGAAATAGCAGTCATAGATCTTGAAAGGGCCTTCAAAATGAGTTAAATACGACTGAGAAGTGAGAACAGACATCTGGGTGCAGAGATATGTCCTCTCCCTTTGCAATGTGAGTGCCGATTTGCACCATCATGGCATGGGACAATATCACCACAAGAAATTGGATCTTTCACTGATTGAATTTTCAGGTCATGTACTCTATCTTTGCATAGGACAAATATCAGTATAACTTACTCCACATTTCTGCATTTTCTGATCGTTTGCTGCAATGTGAAATAGCTAATTTCTGCATATCGTTGTTGTTTCTAGTACTTGATCCATAGCGGAATGCAGAATTGATAACAACTTGTGTCAAATACATCAACCATCTTTTACAGCCTTTTTCACTTCACTATTTTGCATCTGGTATGAAGCATTGAATTACCAGTTATACACAAGCATATCCATTCTTCTTTTGAGAAACAACTAGCTTTCTTACCTTACCAGATGCTTTGGTGATTTGTGAAGCCATAACTTCAAATTTTTGCAGTGTTATTATAAGGTATACAGTCCACTTACCGTTTCTATTGACATTTGACAATGCAGCTGTTGGATTCATGCCATTTCTCCTGCTTTTATCAATTTGTTTACTTCATTTGTCGGGAAAGAGGCCAAAAGAATATCCGTAAGTTCAAACagcttcctttttttaaaaaaaatttatttattttaaaatttaaaatttaaaatttttaagtgTTTGACGACTTATAGGTGATGCTTAGTTTCTTACCCAAGGTTAATGAGAGTAATCCTTGCACTTTGTTACTGGTGTAAAGTTGTAAGCACAGGGATTGAGGCGTGGAAGCTGGTTTTGACTGGAAGGTTTCGACTACTTGATCAATGGTGTGGTTTTGTAAAGGTACATTGGCTTCTATTGTTATGATCACTTCAATGTTTTTCAGGCCATGTGTGACATGTGGCTGCTAGGCAATTCTCAATATTTATTTCAATGAGAATAAAATtataagcaatgttttaaatatcgttatcgcataatgtatcatacccttgggatacggatacatatcggttatcgcatgggatatatcggttgtattgcgtaatgtatcgctgtagttgggaaacatgggaacattgagaaattggtaaaaattttcaatgaaacttcagggattgttgaaaaagacattaatacacacttagaaatcaaaacattacaaaaaaagtgcacataataggggtttcggttttatggggtcctaatatttgtgctttccaactgaattgatgcaagtatattcaaagtctattcatataatttataaacataagaagacatgtatggaaacacaagcaatacatttaaaagaaaaagaagaatcactagatcaggttacatacaagTTTAATTTTGCGTTTGGATACAAATATTGCAAATGATTTGCGAGaagttgagaaattttgatttttctcaattttctgcaaacttgacccatctcccctaaatcttgaaatcgaagttccaaatccatgatttttcatggaaaatgtgaagaatcgtacatttgtaaccatttgacactcgTTTAACGTGATTTATAACAAAAACATgtatcaaaaattgaaaatgcttactggatcaaataggtgggatatatcggcactacccgtgcatttcgtatcgcacaagtgggatacaagatatatcgcgggatatatcggctgatatcgtcgatatttaaaacactgattataAGGCAAAGTGACTATCAAGTGACTATCAAGTGCTGCAGTAAATCTGAATTTcactattttttgtttttttactttgtaTTTTGGTGAAGCATCTGAATGATAAATAGTTGTGGATGGAGGGGATAACTTGAGTCGCTCCAGGCAAAGGGGTTTATATAGAGTCACACCACATAAGTTGAAGCATTTCAATTCTAGTATTTCCAGTCATAGGAAATAGAGAATGCACTTGGCTTCTTTTCAGTGATCTTGCCATATGATATCTACCAACTTGTGTTTGTGTGGTCTCGCATGCAGCCAGTTGAACCATAGTATTATCATCCAAGTGGTGCATAATTGTCTACTTATCGTCTGTGTAAGTCTGTATGACCTCCAATCCATCTAATTGGtttgccccaccatgaagatcacctggtgcAAAAGTCCGAATTATCCACTCATCAGGCGGTCATACCTGTACATTGGACCAGTTTGCCGGTtatccattgttttttgtggtccacttgatgaggggattggtctgatttttgcaccaggtgTTCTTTGTGGTGGGGCCAAGCAATGATAAGAATAGTTgaacccaaatagctgggacacaGTGATGATGGTATTGGTGGCAGCGGCAGCAGCGGCGGCGGCTgttctgatgatgatgatgattctttgtatgaagtatgttcctgatcaaTTACTTTCGTAGGAACATCAACGCCACACTATCTCTGAAGATACTTGGTTACAAGTTTTGACCTTCAGCATAGTTGTGCATGAAGATCTCGGCAATTATGACCCTGAAGGTATTATTAGTTACTTTTGGCCCTCTTAATCAATGGGTATTCTAACTAAGGTGGTGTTGACTGTTGTACGCTGTTTTGATCACTTCCAGAGTAGAGCCCAATTTTTCACCTGTACAGAGGTTGTGACTTTGATTCGGGCTTATGACTAGTGAGACCTGTTCGTATTCGTGAAAAATATGGGTAGTCTGCAAGAACTATAATTCTTGCACTGTCCCTTTAGTAGAAGACACTGGGCCCACCCAAAAAGTGACAAGGCATTCAGGCCTGGTGTCTGTGCTCCATTTTTCATCAGTCAATGGGAGGACTATAGTACATGATGACTACAATTTGCACAGACTGGTGTCTGTGGATTATTTACTTTTCTGAAGCTAAATTACAGAAGATGTTAAGTTGCCATGTTTCTCCTTTTTATATTGTAGATTTTCATGTTAAATGACCATTATCTGATTCCTGTAGTTTTCATCCTCATAATATCAACAGGTTCTTGGCCTGTCCTTATTGATGAATTTGTTGAGTATATGATAAGGTGAGCACTTCTTGCTCTTAGGTTGTCTTCAACCTTGTACTGAATAAATAAACAGTTCTGAAATCGGGCATTTGATTATCATTTTGATGTACATTGAATTTTTGTTTCTAGTTTCGTCTAGATCTctgctattttttatttttttgtccagTCATTAATGATATTGCTTATCCTCAGAGTAGCATATTGAACCATGGGTTTTGCCTGCAGGTATCATGATTGCCGGAATGTGCTTAACAACTCGGTGCACATTCAGGGGCTACCCTATGATTCTGAAAGTGGGTATGCAGTTGATTCCAAGTCGAGTTCTATATGTGGTACGTCATATATCATTTGAGTATTTTCTGAAGGCCctcatttttgtatatttttgttATGAGCCTTGACTTTGGTTTACTAAGTCTACATGATCTCCTGCTGTACATGGATACTGGCAGGAGCTCCATGCAAATTCAAAATGGAAAATTTCAAGGAAAAAATTAATCCCATTTTGATCCATTTTCATTTTGCACTGGGTTCTCACAAAAATGTCCATCAACAGTTGAGAGATTGGCGAGGACCAACTACACTATTCCCTGATGTACCAGATCTTTTTTCCTTGAATGACTTATTTAAGCATTATATTTCTACCTCTCAAAAATAGGAAATAGTGTTCGTGTTGGATGCAAGAAGCGATGGTTATCATCCCAAGAAGAGGCTAGTCAAGTAGAATCTGTAAATTGTATAGCTCAAAGGCTTGCTAGGATTCCCAGTCCATTGTTCTCCAAGCGCATTCGCTCCAGCTATTTTACGCCggactctgaatccatggaagtCAACTGACATGTGGTGATCAATGTAACAACATTTCAGGTAAAGTTATGTATTAATGATGATTGTATGCTTTTCTAGTACTTGGTAACATTTGTATATCAAATGAATAAAAAAGCATATTAAAATGGAATGTACATGGAACTACACAGTAAAATATATGAGCGGCATATAATTCCAAACCAGTAGAATCatgacctttctttctttctttttatttttattttatttttaaggtacCAGGGATTGAGCCCTGGCTCATTCACACAGACTCCACTGTCTGCAACAGCTCATCTAACGAGCCGGAGACCAGAATCCCAATCTACACCATAATTTGCAAACTTGTGTTAGCTTACCCTATATCAATCTGATGGATTCAGAATCTCCTTTCATCCGTTTAACAGCTAGGACTGTTCGGAGATGAACTTTGTTCCATGTGCTGGAAGTCTTTGTTCTTTCTCATCTAGGACAGTGCTTATCCCTACGGTCCCAAACTGCTATTTACTTCTGAGGGGATTTGCAGCTATCAGGGAAATTCAACTTCAGCCTTCCATCAGAGTGCGTGCTACTCCCGCGTATCAAGAAGTGAAAGCCACATGGATGAGAGGGCCTTCAAATGATCCTCCAATGTGAGCACAGGTCGGTCAATACCACTCAAAAACAAGGCCGGAGTAAGATCCTTCAATGCTGTTGCGGCAGAGCAATTGGTTCTGACATATGTCTCAGACACATTGTCATTCTAGGAAAGACCTTAATTTATCTTGTATCTTTTGTTATTAATTTCCATCCATCTAGTTGTCTTTCTCTGTATTGTATGCGTTTCTTGTATATTTCAGATGTAGCTTCTGATATTATTCTAACTGTTTGAAGTGCCTCATTGCATTGGATTTTCGAGGGTTGAAATGTCTATCTAACACCTTAAGCTCTGATGTTGATTCACCATGTCAACCAAACTTGTAGTCCATGTATTCTCACTTTCTTTGGCTAGTTTTGGATGAAAAATCATGACAGTACCATCAATCTATATTTTTCCTTGGTGAAAATAATCTCTTTCGCAAACACAGCTTTCTGCAATCTTTTCGAGTGATGTTTCAAGCCAATAATCAgatgttttaattttagtttgtaTAATGGCTGCTGACAAATGTTGGCAGCCATAGGTCTACCCCCTCTTCCTCTCTCATGCACGACATCCTCATCATGTTGACATTTCTCATATCCTTCGGTAGGAATGCATTCATCGACATTCTAGAATTAGGTTGATttcataatattttttattttatattgttcTAAGAATTTCAAGTAAAAAATGTACTAGTTACAAACGCAATGGTCCAATGAAAAGATCTTGCTTTGTATTACTACTATTCCTTGGTACATAGCCCACCCTCATCCACCTTTTATCTATTATTGAATATATTATAATTTGACTAGTCGGAGAAGAAAAGAATTTAAGAAAGAAGAATAAGTCATATATAGGGCTAGACATCCAACCCTTAGTTATAATAGATGGAGATGTATAATTGGAAAGAGGGCAAAGAGGAAAAACataaacaatttaaagagaaataACCCAAAGACTAAAGGCCCACAATTTAAAGGCTCAAcagcacacccccccccccccccctgttaCATTCCCTTTCAAGCTAAGATATAGATATCAATTGTGCTAGCTTGTTAAGAATACGTTGTCCAACTTCCAGCAAGAGCCTTAGTGAAAATATCCATCAATTGAGCAGAGGATGAAACAAACAGTGGAAATGATGCCAACGGTAACCTTTGCATGATTAAAGTGACAATAAACTTCAATATGTATATGAATGACAGCTCGGTTGTTACAATATATAGCCACATGAATCTTCATAAGAATTCCCAATTCAGTAACAAAACTTTTCAACCATATAATTTTACATACGGTATTTGCTATAGCACGATACTCTGCCTCAGCATTGGATCGAGCAACTGTTTGCTTTTTACTCATCTAGATAACTTACTTATCTCTAAAAAAATACACTAGCCTATTGTAGAGCATCTTTCATCTAGTGATCCTGCACAATTTGCGTCGAAGTATCCTCTAATGTCAAGATTTTTATGACAATTACATAGGATGTCATGTCCCAAAGATGACTTAATGCAGCGTAAGATGCGGTGAACTGCTTTAAGGTGACTAGAATGGGGAGCATGCCTGAACTGACTAACTAAAATCATTACATGAGATAGATCTAGGCTAGTAATAGTCAAATATATCAACCATCCAACCAAGCGATGGTACATACAAGGATCATCAAAAAGTTACCCATCATCTGTCTGAGGCTTCTTATTAACTTCCAAGGAAGAATCAATATGTTTGACATCAAGATTACTTGTTGAAATAAACAAATCAAAGGCATATTTCTGTTGAGACAAAACTATGCCCTTCTTACAACAAGACTTTGACCCCGAACCTTTGATGTCAAACACTTTGTTCATATATAATTTCAACTTAGAAATACTACTAACATCATCACTTGCAATGATTATATCATCTACATAGACACTCACAATAATGGGACCCTACAAATGCCTCTTAATAGACACAGAATGATCCGAGTGATTACGAGTAAATCTGATAAGAATTAAGGCCCCACTAACATTTCAAACCAAGCTTAATGTGCCTGCTTCAATCCATATATAGCCCTCTTAAGTTGAAGATCATCTAGGAAAGACAATTCCTGCTATAAACCATGCATCTTGGCACAATAATCAGATACCGATCTCTCCCTTTATGTTAAATGACTAATATtttgataaatattaaatgtggGCCATATTGTTGTAATCATCATACAATTCACAAACTGTCAACTAAATCTCGTGTGCAAtcaaagcaaaaaagaagaagaagatattaaACCTTTGATTTCATTAAATTTAAGAGCCATGTCATAATCAACAAGTTATTTAATTTCCATTAACTAAACGAGAGATCGTAATGTGGGGCATTTTCACACGGGGCTCGAGTAAGGTTGCTCGtgagatgtaggggcacactcagggtgggcggcccgaaAAACTCATGAATTTTGGAGCCCGTGTAAggtaggtggctcgtgtgaggtagaATTCGTGGATTTGGAGCCCATGAGGGGGCTGAACCTATGGATTcggggcccacaaggagggttcggcTGATGACTTAACACGAATTTGGGGCAtggactatgagataaaaggattaatttacCATGTTTTATTAGTTTAAGCTTTTAAAGCAAATGGTTAAttatcttgcatcaaattggtattagagggggaggtcttgtgttcgagacttgCGATGATTAATGCCGAGACACTTGGTATTAGATAATAAAAGAatttaagaaagaagaaaaagtcgTATATGATTGGACATCCAACACTTATTATAATATATGGAGATGTACCATTACCAATATGCTCTTAGGCACATAGCACTCATGGAAAGACAGGAGGACAAaagaggaaaaacataaatatcactcTCTCATCCATCCTTCACTTCCAACGCATGCGCCACACCCCTAGTTTTAGATAACAGTAATTAAGAATTAGAGATctttatctctaatacataatgcgGGATCACCCACCTGATGGGGCTCGCTGTGGGTTATGGATATGGCAGAAATTGTTCTggtcggatgatcctaaccgccTGATTAGCAGAGTTTCGCCTGTCATTTTTTGTCGAGTGCCAATGTGCAGAT
This window encodes:
- the LOC131242855 gene encoding defective in cullin neddylation protein AAR3-like isoform X1 codes for the protein MRTLLGHCIYPMAVIYREYCEILSSGDSLGKLKAPLAVLSAYAESEGQTGVAALDGLRRLKSELDSYLLDSCHFSCFYQFVYFICRERGQKNILVSTGIEAWKLVLTGRFRLLDQWCGFVKEHQRHTISEDTWLQVLTFSIVVHEDLGNYDPEVFILIISTGSWPVLIDEFVEYMIRYHDCRNVLNNSVHIQGLPYDSESGYAVDSKSSSICGNSVRVGCKKRWLSSQEEASQVESVNCIAQRLARIPSPLFSKRIRSSYFTPDSESMEVN
- the LOC131242855 gene encoding defective in cullin neddylation protein AAR3-like isoform X3 encodes the protein MRTLLGHCIYPMAVIYREYCEILSSGDSLGKLKAPLAVLSAYAESEGQTGVAALDGLRRLKSELDSYLLDSCHFSCFYQFVYFICRERGQKNILVSTGIEAWKLVLTGRFRLLDQWCGFVKEHQRHTISEDTWLQVLTFSIVVHEDLGNYDPEGSWPVLIDEFVEYMIRYHDCRNVLNNSVHIQGLPYDSESGYAVDSKSSSICGNSVRVGCKKRWLSSQEEASQVESVNCIAQRLARIPSPLFSKRIRSSYFTPDSESMEVN
- the LOC131242855 gene encoding defective in cullin neddylation protein AAR3-like isoform X2 codes for the protein MRTLLGHCIYPMAVIYQILSSGDSLGKLKAPLAVLSAYAESEGQTGVAALDGLRRLKSELDSYLLDSCHFSCFYQFVYFICRERGQKNILVSTGIEAWKLVLTGRFRLLDQWCGFVKEHQRHTISEDTWLQVLTFSIVVHEDLGNYDPEVFILIISTGSWPVLIDEFVEYMIRYHDCRNVLNNSVHIQGLPYDSESGYAVDSKSSSICGNSVRVGCKKRWLSSQEEASQVESVNCIAQRLARIPSPLFSKRIRSSYFTPDSESMEVN
- the LOC131242855 gene encoding defective in cullin neddylation protein AAR3-like isoform X4, translated to MRTLLGHCIYPMAVIYREYCEILSSGDSLGKLKAPLAVLSAYAESEGQTGVAALDGLRRLKSELDSYLLDSCHFSCFYQFVYFICRERGQKNILVSTGIEAWKLVLTGRFRLLDQWCGFVKEHQRHTISEDTWLQVLTFSIVVHEDLGNYDPEVFILIISTGSWPVLIDEFVEYMIRYHDCRNVLNNSVHIQGLPYDSESGYAVDSKSSSICVERLARTNYTIP